From Toxorhynchites rutilus septentrionalis strain SRP chromosome 2, ASM2978413v1, whole genome shotgun sequence, a single genomic window includes:
- the LOC129769700 gene encoding tubulin-specific chaperone E, with amino-acid sequence MIPKHHLEIGVRIRVGQHYGTIRYIGEVANTEGEWIGVEWDDPQRGKHSGMVNGVEYFQTRNENAGSMIRSEKIPTFCTLLEAIHDKYIVTEDNLRFDAEMLKEVQKQLHASLFEIVGMEKIGGKQSNLHHLTDVSVAFSTVNSAGNLSYFTSLRSLDVSATLIWNWEIVGDIMSQIPTLEEVNLSSNRLMSPTDEEISYLVTKFHNLKKLILKNCALSSWADIVRLARMWPSLENLSLENNELGMITEENYEFALTQLRSLDLQDNNISDETSIYALGSLPGLMELSLNANGIQRIVFPDCPHTEKAARFSGLRTLYLRENPIFDQCAAFNELDKLGALEHLTIDPDPNVSYEETVARVVGSIAGLKMFNRSRISEKLRRDSECDMWKMYAVQWAQIRGDAQQLKAFFKSHRMYPRVMDKLGSPEQILPDNRKVSNMLNLHLLNERTGEMRQKKVPKQINLQTLENLIVKLFGPQDQQPNKGGSLQLSLFDRKRDVRIPLDNHGKSLDFYSVEDQDTIVF; translated from the exons ATGATTCCAAAACATCATCTGGAAATCGGTGTACGGATTCGGGTTGGCCAACACTACGGTACAATCAGATACATCGGAGAG GTCGCCAACACCGAAGGAGAATGGATTGGTGTCGAATGGGACGATCCTCAGCGTGGTAAACATTCCGGAATGGTGAATGGCGTCGAGTACTTCCAAACGAG AAACGAAAACGCTGGATCGATGATCCGAAGTGAAAAAATTCCCACTTTCTGCACGTTGCTGGAAGCTATCCATGACAAATATATAGTGACGGAGGACAATTTGAGATTCGACGCGGAAATGCTGAAGGAAGTTCAAAAGCAACTTCATGCTTCGCTCTTCGAG ATTGTTGGAATGGAAAAGATAGGAGGAAAGCAAAGCAATTTGCACCATCTAACAGATGTGTCTGTGGCATTTTCTACGGTTAATTCCGCTGGCAATTTATCTTATTTCACGAGCCTCCGATCGCTGGATGTTTCTGCAACACTGATTTGGAACTGGGAAATAGTCGGAGATATCATGTCACAAATTCCAACCCTCGAAGAGGTAAATCTTTCCAGTAATCGTCTAATGAGCCCAACGGACGAAGAAATATCATATTTGGTGACCAAATtccacaatttgaaaaaattgattCTGAAGAATTGCGCACTTAGTTCATGGGCTGACATCGTACGTTTGGCACGAATGTGGCCTTCACTCGAGAATCTGTCGCTGGAAAATAATGAGCTGGGAATGATTACAGAGGAAAATTATGAATTCGCACTGACGCAGCTTCGCAGTTTAGATTTGCAGGATAATAACATAAGCGATGAAACGTCAATATACGCATTGGGAAGCCTTCCAGGACTGATGGAATTGTCACTCAATGCAAATGGGATCCAGCGGATCGTGTTTCCCGACTGTCCACATACAGAAAAAGCCGCTCGGTTTTCCGGACTTCGAACTCTATATCTGAGGGAAAATCCTATCTTCGATCAATGCGCTGCGTTTAACGAGCTGGACAAATTGGGCGCTTTGGAACATTTGACAATCGATCCGGACCCGAACGTTAGCTACGAAGAGACGGTTGCCCGAGTTGTTGGCTCGATAGCGGGCCTCAAAATGTTCAATCGATCCAGGATCAGCGAGAAGTTGCGCAGGGACTCCGAGTGTGACATGTGGAAAATGTACGCCGTCCAGTGGGCCCAGATTAGGGGGGATGCCCAGCAGTTGAAGGCATTTTTCAAGTCACACCGAATGTACCCGCGGGTGATGGACAAACTCGGCAGTCCGGAGCAGATTCTGCCGGACAATCGCAAGGTTTCCAACATGCTCAATCTGCATCTGCTGAACGAACGAACCGGGGAAATGCGCCAGAAGAAAGTTCCCAAGCAAATCAACCTGCAGACGTTGGAGAATCTCATCGTGAAATTATTTGGTCCGCAGGATCAGCAGCCGAACAAGGGTGGCAGCTTGCAGCTGTCGCTGTTCGATCGCAAAAGAGACGTTCGGATTCCGTTGGATAACCACGGTAAGAGTTTGGATTTCTATTCGGTCGAAGACCAGGATACGATTGTGTTTTAG